A part of Denitratisoma oestradiolicum genomic DNA contains:
- a CDS encoding copper-binding protein, which yields MGKPAAGQTVHMANGKVTTVDTGTNVVTLAHEPVKSLNWPVMTMGFQVKDKMLLDKLIVGKTVDFEFTQAAKGYVITNE from the coding sequence ATGGGAAAGCCAGCGGCAGGGCAAACCGTGCACATGGCCAATGGCAAGGTAACCACGGTCGACACCGGCACCAATGTCGTCACCCTTGCCCATGAACCCGTCAAGAGTTTGAACTGGCCAGTCATGACCATGGGGTTTCAGGTCAAAGACAAGATGCTGCTGGACAAACTTATTGTCGGCAAGACGGTCGATTTCGAGTTTACCCAGGCCGCCAAAGGTTATGTCATCACCAACGAGTGA